TTCATCGGGAATGGTGATGCCCGAGACGCGCTTGTTCATATAGTTGGCCATGCCGGCGGATTTGAGGGGAGTTAATCCTGCCATGATGAAACACTTTTTATCCAGCCCCATATCGCAGGCCATCTTCATGAATTCTTTAAAACGCTTCATGTCGTAGATGCACTGCGTCTGAATGAAGTCCGCCCCCGCCATGATTTTCTTCGCCATGCGGATGACCCGGAATTCGTAGGGATCGGCGAAGGGATTGGCTGCTGCACCGAAAAACATCTTGATGCCGCCTTCCACCTCTTCGCCGCAGTTCATTTTTCCTTCATCACGGAGGACGCGCATCATGTCGAGCAGTTGGATGGAATCGATGTCGAAGACATTTTTCGCAAAGGGATGGTTGCCGAATTTCTGATGATCGCCCGAGAGGCAGAGCATGTTCCGAATACCGAGGGCATAGGCCCCGAAAACATCGCTCTGGGCCGCAATGCGGTTTCTGTCCCGAGTGACCATCTGCATGATGGGTTCGATACCGTTCTGAACGAGAATGGCGCTTGCTCCAATGCTTGACATTCGCACGACGGCCGTTTGGTTGTCCGTGACATTGGCGGCATCGACGTATCCCTTGATGATGTTCACTTTTTTCTTGAGATGCTCCACATCGGCGCCTTTGGGCGGACCACATTCGCAGGTGACCGCAAAATGACCGGCGCGGAATACTTTTTCCAGGTTGCTCCCTGCTTTCATTCCGTTTGTATCACTCATGTATACGCTCCGAAATTAGCCTTTGATATTTTTCATCCTTTGGTTTCAACAGGCCTTCAGGACCTATTTCCGCTCCTGCTGTTGCTTTTTGTAATCCAGCCTGAAGATATGTTCCCGCACAGTGCGTCGTACTCCACCGTCGGCTGCCGTCCGCCAGTCCTTCATGGGGATGATGTTCTGCATATCCTGGAGACGACCGAGAGCCTTCATGCGCTTGTAAATGAGCGTCCAGACACAGTCGATGTTCTCAGGATCGACTTCGCACTTGCCGTTTTCGGCACCCCCGCAGGGACCGTTGAAAAGGTGCTTGGAACAGCGCGCGATAGGGCAGATTCCCCCGGTATATTGAGTGATACAGTTGCCGCATCCGGCACACATTTCAGCCCACATGCCCTGCTCGACGGCGGCCCCGTAAAACGTCGTGTCCACGCCGGGAAACACGGGAATATTCCCGAGCCGGTCCGCCAGAAAATTCACTCCCACACCGCAGGCAAGCGTTATAACGGCATCGATTTCTTCCTGCTTCACCCGGTCCAGAATAGGAAGGACGAATTCCTCGTCACATTGTCTTTGCACAGTGTCTTCCAGGATGATCTTGTTTTTGCCCTCCCGTTTGAAAGCAATGTTCAAGCCCGATGTCAGGAGCTTGGCTTCAGCATCTCCTCCCGACAGACAGACGGTCACGCAGGTGCCGCATCCCACCACAAGGATCTTTTCATAATCCTCCACAAAGCCTTTTATCTGCTCAAACGGTTTCTGATCGGCAACTATCATCTTGTAGTTCCTCCATATAAGAAGCCTATCCGAAAGCATCCCCCAGGCAACGCTCTCCTCTTGCCCATCCTACGGCAAAGGGGGTTCGTTGCAAGGTCATGCGACGACGGCTTTGCCCACTATCTTTTTAGCCTCCTGCCAGAACTCGGGCCAGGATTCTTCTGCATTGGTTTTTGTTTGATAATAGAGCAGATTTTCTGCTCCCACCTTGATTTCATCCAGGAACTTACGGACGTTCTTGATACGCCGCTGGAGCAGTTCTTCCGCTCCGGTGTAGAAGCAGCCGTCTTCCTTGCATGCGATCACCACCACGCGGTCCGCTCCCAGTTCGAATGGGCTGACCAGGTCAAGAGCGCTGAGGCGTCCCACGCAGGGCACCATCACGCGCAAAATTCCCGTTTCCTCGATCTCTACGTGCTCTTGCTGAACGAGGTATTTTCTGCTGGTTGCTTCGTTGAGACAGCAATACGAGACAATAAAAGGTCTGCTGATCCGGCTCTGGTCGGCTTGATTCAGGATGACGCCCAGTTGTTCTTTCATCTTGTTGGTGGCAAATCTGGCGAGAGCAACCCCTGCAGCGGGGCATTCCGCTGCGCAGAGCCCGCAGGTCTGACATTCTTGTGCAGGCATAACGGCCGTTCTATCCACCGTGGCAACCCCAAAGGGGCAAATGCGTACGCAGGTCAGGCAGCCGGCGCATACGGCAGGGTCTTCCAGGACCGCGCCGGTGGCGCAGGCCAGGCACCGGTGAGCTTCTTTGAGGGCTTCCGCCTCGGTATAGCCGGGCTCAATAGGGGAGAAATCCCTGATGCGTTGTGCGGGGTCTGTGAGCGGCACTTCCAATCGGCTGAACTGCTTTGCTCTTGCCGCCGTTTTTTTAGGAAGGTCCCCTATGGTCTGGATGGCCTTTTGCGGCAGTTTGAGGATTTCCCCCGTTTCCAAGTAACGGTCGATCACCCTGGCTGCCTCATGCCCGGTCCCGATCGCTGCGATGGCGGAACCGGGACCCGTCATGACTTCACCGCAGGAGAAAACGCCCCGTTCCGATGTGGTGAGGGAGGCCCGGTCGCAAACAAGGCGGCCACGATCCACAGCCACCGGGCTTCCCGTAAGACAGTCCAGGTTGGATCTCTGGCCGATGGTGACGATGACATTGTCCACTTCCACGGTCTTGACTGTTTCTTCGTCGAATTGAGGGCTGAAACGCCGGTTTTCGTCAAAGACCCTCGTGCATTTCTTGAACTGAATGCCCGTCACTTTGCCATCCTTTTCCAAAATGGCTTTGGGTCCCCATGAATTGAAAATTTCAATCCCTTCCTCTTCCGCCTCTTCGATTTCCCATTTCCATGCCGGCATCTCTGCACGGGATTCAAGGCAGGCCATATACACTTTCGAGGGGCCCAGCCGCTTGGCCGCGCGGGCTACATCGATGGCGACGTTTCCGCCGCCGATGATCAGGACTCTGTCGCCGAGCTTGGGAGGTTGTTGGTTGGCCACATCCCAGAGGAAGGGAATGCCGAGGAGCACGCCTTCAGCATTGATTCCGGAGATGGGAAGGCTATTGCTCTCGGAAAGGCCCACCGCGATGAGAATCGCGTCATAGTCTTTTCTCAATTGCTCAAAGGAGATATCCTTTCCCACTTCGACGTTGGTTCTTGCTTCAATCCCTGTGGCCAGGATGTCGTCGATATCCTCCTGCAGGGCATCCACGGGAAGCCGGTATCTTGGAATCGCATGGGCCAGCATGCCGCCCAGTACGTTATCTTTTTCGAAGACGGTGACGCCGTATCCCATGACGGCCAGATCCTTTGCCGCTGTCAAGCCGGAGGGGCCGGCACCCACAACAGCCACTTTTTTGCCCTTGGTCCGTTCGATGGGTTTGCGCCTCTTACTTCTGTATTCTCTGGTATTTTCCACGACGAACCGTTTCAACATGCGCAAGCTGACGGGGGAATCAATCTCCTTCCTGCGACATTCGGATTCGCAGGGATGGTGACAGATGCGTCCGCACACGGACGGAAAGGGGTTTACCTCGAGGAGCAGGTCCAGAGCGCCTTCATAATCGCCCTGGCTGATGCACTGCACATAGCCGCGGGTATCTG
This region of Desulforhabdus amnigena genomic DNA includes:
- a CDS encoding methylenetetrahydrofolate reductase — protein: MSDTNGMKAGSNLEKVFRAGHFAVTCECGPPKGADVEHLKKKVNIIKGYVDAANVTDNQTAVVRMSSIGASAILVQNGIEPIMQMVTRDRNRIAAQSDVFGAYALGIRNMLCLSGDHQKFGNHPFAKNVFDIDSIQLLDMMRVLRDEGKMNCGEEVEGGIKMFFGAAANPFADPYEFRVIRMAKKIMAGADFIQTQCIYDMKRFKEFMKMACDMGLDKKCFIMAGLTPLKSAGMANYMNKRVSGITIPDEIIQRIKGVPKDQQAEEGIKLLIEQIEEVKEIPGIAGVHVMAIEWEEKIPEIMERAKLLPRPQV
- a CDS encoding methylenetetrahydrofolate reductase C-terminal domain-containing protein, translated to MIVADQKPFEQIKGFVEDYEKILVVGCGTCVTVCLSGGDAEAKLLTSGLNIAFKREGKNKIILEDTVQRQCDEEFVLPILDRVKQEEIDAVITLACGVGVNFLADRLGNIPVFPGVDTTFYGAAVEQGMWAEMCAGCGNCITQYTGGICPIARCSKHLFNGPCGGAENGKCEVDPENIDCVWTLIYKRMKALGRLQDMQNIIPMKDWRTAADGGVRRTVREHIFRLDYKKQQQERK
- a CDS encoding FAD-dependent oxidoreductase → MMEKQPSKPNEVDVLATCSAACPVHTDTRGYVQCISQGDYEGALDLLLEVNPFPSVCGRICHHPCESECRRKEIDSPVSLRMLKRFVVENTREYRSKRRKPIERTKGKKVAVVGAGPSGLTAAKDLAVMGYGVTVFEKDNVLGGMLAHAIPRYRLPVDALQEDIDDILATGIEARTNVEVGKDISFEQLRKDYDAILIAVGLSESNSLPISGINAEGVLLGIPFLWDVANQQPPKLGDRVLIIGGGNVAIDVARAAKRLGPSKVYMACLESRAEMPAWKWEIEEAEEEGIEIFNSWGPKAILEKDGKVTGIQFKKCTRVFDENRRFSPQFDEETVKTVEVDNVIVTIGQRSNLDCLTGSPVAVDRGRLVCDRASLTTSERGVFSCGEVMTGPGSAIAAIGTGHEAARVIDRYLETGEILKLPQKAIQTIGDLPKKTAARAKQFSRLEVPLTDPAQRIRDFSPIEPGYTEAEALKEAHRCLACATGAVLEDPAVCAGCLTCVRICPFGVATVDRTAVMPAQECQTCGLCAAECPAAGVALARFATNKMKEQLGVILNQADQSRISRPFIVSYCCLNEATSRKYLVQQEHVEIEETGILRVMVPCVGRLSALDLVSPFELGADRVVVIACKEDGCFYTGAEELLQRRIKNVRKFLDEIKVGAENLLYYQTKTNAEESWPEFWQEAKKIVGKAVVA